The sequence catatatatcagATCAATCTTTGCAATAATACATTTTCTGTAGGAACAAGGCGATGCATTCACTGTAGATTTTGGCAATCGAAATATTAAAAATAGTTCCCCGTCTCACACTAAAAACGGGTTCTCTTTATTTATCAATCTAGGGAAATGAATGAATATTGTTACTAACCCTGTTTTCATCGTTGCAGTCGAGCTTCAAGAACACAACATCGTCGTATTTTTCAGACAGCTGCTGATATTTTGGCGCGATTACCTTACACGGTCCGCACCTGCACCAATGATGTGTGAATTATTAATTTCACAGCAACCAAAATCAGAATGATTGCATATACAAAAGTTATGGCTTGTATATATGAAATGTTATGCTGCAGCTTCATTGATTTACAACAAGTTGATCAAACAAACTCTCCTCACAAAATGCAGATACAAACAACTTTCTTCCTCAACAAAACCATGAATtaagtgtgcgtgtgttgatcTAGTGGTAGAGTGGTTTTTCAGGGACACCCAAATCAATTACATGCTGCAAATTTACACCCAAAAAGTGAAGGCCCTCTCATGCACATTATGTAAATTTTCCTTTAAATTCTATGTAAATTCATGCTTGTGATATGATAGATGCATGATCTAGGTGACAAATTATAGTTGAGATATATAAGCAAAAGGTGACATATTTCCCTCCTCAACCAATCAAGATTATGCTTGGGGCTAGCTAATTAGGAGTGTTTATTTTTAAGGATTAGTCtctagatagataaaaatagtataggTTAATCCATTGTTTACTAAGATGGATTAGAATTTTGGATATTTCAAATAGTTTCTATCGTTTGagctaattttacttgatttataaatagttaTAAATCAATtatgcatcttatcaatcacGAAATGCAGAAAAAAGAAGTGTTGAAAACTGCTAATTCCGCTTCATTCAATCCATTTCCCTATTTACTTTCTTTGTTTTCAATTGATATCTAAGTTGAAGAATTCAAACCAGCAAATCTGCTCAAAATGCAGCAAAATGAATGAATTACGATTGAAAAActagtaattaaaaaaatgtggaGATGATAAGCTCACCACTGAGTGTACATATCAACAACGACAGTCTTATCGCCGGCGGCTTTGACGATGGGCCAGAAGGTGTCCTTAGTAACATCCGTCACCTTCCCCAcctccgccaccgccaccgccgccaccTCGGCCGCGGTCTCCGCAGTCACATCCAAGCTGCACCTCACCCCCACGCTCAAGCTCAGCCTCCTCtccttcatcttcatcagctgGGGGTAATCGCTCCCCACGCAGATCTGCTTCGCCGCAACTCCATGCAGCCAAGAGCTCTGCACAATTGAGGTCCTTGGCACCGCACTGTATACTTGCAACGCCATTAATGGCAGCTCAATTTACTGTGTGTGGAGAGGGATTGAGAGTGGAGTAGATGAAGGGCCGAATTTATGGGGAGGGGTCGACGAAAATGGACCGTTAATTTCTTGGGGGCATGGGAAATGACGAAACTACCCTCGGGATCTTTTTAGTTGTCCGAATATCTAGGGCGTGTTTTGTCATTTAACCACTAATTTTTGTGGCTGCGGCGCTAAAAATCCTAAATGGGACTAGATTTGCTGCCACAAAATTGAAGAGGAAAATTTGAAGATTTCATCTTAAAAATGATGAGGTGTTTGTTTTATAGTATTCTACTAAATTCTTGGATGGGATAAAGAATTCTCTTCTAGCTAGCTAAATTCTTGAtcatgtgattttttttatatactttaTTTATAGCCTacgataaaaatattcaaaaaattatataatattctatttttgaaaaatactaTAATCAATAACTTAAAGCGCTATTGATTAAAGTTGTCAAATACTACCGATTTGATCTTTAGAATCAGTTGGGCTATTTTTATAAGTACAATAAATTTGAAGTAGATTGATTCACATGAGTTTTAACGGTCTCAAATATACTATCTGCTCATTTGACACTTTTAGAGTGTTTATCATGCAATGAGGAGTAGCTCTCGAAACATTGCGATTACTACACAAtgctttaaataaaattattatctcCAAACTTTTGTGGATTGATCTTTTTCtgcttttgaattttatttacttattgaATTGAGAAAACAAGTCTCTTTCCATCATCACAAATTGAGTGACACAAATGCAAGAAAATTTGTATTATATCGTTTCCTATGTTCTATTATACGATTACAATTTGATGAAATGGCCATCCATATCATGTGGACTCAATTAGAACTTGAGATTTGAGGTAGGACCAATTTTGAATGTTTCACTTTCTCTCATTTAGACAAGTTGCTTGTTTATTTGACGCAATATTGTGAACTATTTAGGTATATAAACAACTATTATAGCTTACTTTTCTTCGTATATATACTATTACTATCGTGATGCTTCAAACATAATTTATGTTAGATATAATCCTATACAAACATATTGGATGCATTATATCACAATTGAAGAtattattgttaaaaaaaatgtagCATTCATAGACACAAATAAAAAGAGGGAGTGTGACGCTTTAGATTCTGAATTACGTGAACAAGCGATAGATATGa comes from Salvia miltiorrhiza cultivar Shanhuang (shh) chromosome 3, IMPLAD_Smil_shh, whole genome shotgun sequence and encodes:
- the LOC131016961 gene encoding thioredoxin F-type, chloroplastic-like; this translates as MALQVYSAVPRTSIVQSSWLHGVAAKQICVGSDYPQLMKMKERRLSLSVGVRCSLDVTAETAAEVAAVAVAEVGKVTDVTKDTFWPIVKAAGDKTVVVDMYTQWCGPCKVIAPKYQQLSEKYDDVVFLKLDCNDENRPLAKELGIKVVPTFKILKDSKIVKEVTGAKIDNLILAIDAVRSS